A segment of the Alistipes communis genome:
CGAACAGCACACGCAATGTGCTCGATCAACAGCCGTCGGTTGTCTCTATCGAGAGCGACACAGAATCGTCGGGCCCCATCGCACAGGTCAGGTGCAATACTTCGGCACCACACTTTCCACACGCTCGCAGCCCGTGTGCCGAAGATCGTCATACACGACTGAGGGGATACGGAGCGTTGTAGATTCGGCAGTAGGCGATCGAGACGTCAAGCGCATTCCATTGCTCCTGCGGCAGAGATTTCTCCGTATGGCGGTAGTACCCCGGTTGCAGGGTGACGTATTATACCCGATCGCCGCACTACTGACTGTCGATTCGATGTATCATTTCATGGTATCGACCGTTTCGGCGTTCTTCTGCGTCAGGCTGTGTTCGTGGTCGTAGAGCGGATTCAATGCCCGTAACGTGTCGAGGGTATGACTTTATGCAGTCATTTATTATTCATTGAATAAATTGCAGGTATTTCCTTGCAATGGAAGACTTCTGCAATGGTTTCGTTATGCTGCGAATTTACCGCCCAGCCGGGATTCGACACGATCGATCGCATCCTCGATCATTATCGGCGTAGTCTGCGCATAGATCTGTGTCGTGGTGATCTGTTTATGTCCCAGCATCTTGGAAACTGTTGACAAAGGAATACCCTGTGAAAGGCAGAGTGTCGTGGCAAACGTATGACGCGCTGCATGAAAGGTTATGTGCCGTGAGATACCGCACTGTTTGGTAATACGACGCAAGGAGCAATTGATACTGCTAGGTTTCGGCATATCGAATGCAAGCGGTGACGGAGCTGTTCCGCGATATTTTTCCAGAAGACGCAAAGCTGCAGGTAGAAATTTGACCATATATTCTCCTCCCGTCTTGCAACGGTTACCGTGTATCCACAGGTGCCCCTCCGTGTCCGGTATGATTTGCTCACAGGTCAGATAGCGCATGTCTTTGTAGCAGATTCCCGTAAAACAGGAAAAGAGAAACAGGTCGCGGTGGTATTCGTGTTTGGCACTCTTCAATCGTGTCGTCTGAAAAATCCGCAGTTCCTTCTCGCTGAGAAAAGTTCTCGGTTCCTTCGGAGCGGAATAACTGTAGGAAGCGAACGGATTACGCGGCATAAGACCGTTGTTGAACGAAATTCTCACCACGTTGTTCAAACAATCTATGTAGCGGCATGCGCTGCCCGCCTTCAAATGGCAGACAGTTTTCAAATAGACGTGGTATTGCTCGATGAACGACTGTTCCAATTCGAGCAGCGGAATATCGTGGAGGTTGTACTCGTATTTCAGAAAGGCACGGAGATGACCCAGCACCGCCCGATAGCGCCACCAGGTACTTTCCGAGCGATCTACGCCGATACGTTTGAAAAGATCATTCGTGTAATGTTCGAAAACATCCACAAGAGTCCGGTATCGTTCGCCCATACCCAGCCAGGCATTCTTGACCTTTTCAGCCGTGACGTAGGCATCGTGATCGCAAATCGACTGATAGTGTTTGCCGATCTGGATGCGGATATTGTCCAGATGGCGGTTGATGCGTTCCGACTCGACGCTTTTGCCTTTGGCTCGGCCGCCTTTAACCTCCCACAGTTGTTCCGGAACGTTGATCTTGGCACTGAACTGTGAAATCGTGCCGTTGATCGTGCTGCGGCCCATAACCGGATAGACTGCACGCGGGGTGTTCTTTGTTCGTTTGAGGTAGAACAAGACCTTGAAAGTACTGCGCATAAACTCTGCTTTTTTAAGGTGGACAAAAATAATTTCGGCAGAGTCATCCGGCCTCTCGATATTTCTACCGATATTATGATGAATAACAATCTGAATATCAGATAATATGCTTTAATATACTTTTTGTAGATAGCCGTTGTGATTTTTTGGGGAGGGGGGAAGGTGTAACCCAGCTGCTTGCAGGAAATCCACGAATCGAAGATATTCCCGAAGAATCGATTGGGAAGTTTTTTCTTTTGGCTTGATCTCAATGAATCGAAGACGTCAGCCGTCGATTGACACGATCCGTTCCATGCGCACGTACCACAGATAGCCTTCCACCTGCGTGTATCCGATTTCGCGCAGCAGTTCGATGTATTCGCCGAGCTGCCGCCGGTGGTCGGGGTTTTCGCGGAGTCCGAACTTGTAGTCGACCACTACGGCGCGCCCCTCTTTCACCATCACGCGGTCGGGCCGCCGGATCGTCCGCTCGGCAGTCTGCTCACGGCGTGTCCGCCGGATGCGGGTGCGGTGGGGGACGATGATCTCGTTCTCGTTGCGCACGATGTTCCATCCGTCGTCGAACCATCCGGCGACGAGCGGATCGTCGAACTGGCGACCGATCGCGCCTGCCAGCGCTTCGGCATCGGTGGGCGACAGTGCAGCGTCGGCGACCGCACGGCGGATGTTGTCGTCGATCTCCTCGCGCGTGGTTGCATTCTCAAAGGCGCGGTGCATCAGAATGCCGAGATTGCGCGGGGCGAGTTCCACCTCCTCGCCCTGCTCGAAATAACGGTCCGACGGGAGCCGCAGCCGCAGGTCGGGGACGGTCGTAGGGTAGTCGTCCAGAACGACGTGCAGCGGTCGTTCCGCCGACTGCTCTTCCTCGGGTTCGGGTGCGGCCGCGACGCCGAACTCGAAGGTCTCGCCCGCCTCGCCGGCCGTATAACGGCCCGTCGTGCTGCCGAGCCGTGCGACGTCGCCGTCGTGTCCGAGACTTTGCAGCAGCAGCGACCCGACGTTGGCGCCCCGCTGCGACTGCGGGATGAAGATGCAGAGCACCTCGACGGCGCGCGTCAGCGCCACGTAGAGCAGGTTGATATTGTCGACGTGCGTGTAGACCAACTCGCGGTAGTAGGCTTCCGAAAAGAGCGATTCGCCCATCGTCCGCTTGTAGCGCACCGGAAATTCGCCGAGCGCCGCCAGCGGCGCGGTCTCCACCTGTTCGGTGCGCGGTGCGGCCCATACGACATTGTTGGCGCCGCCGCCCGTCTTGGGGTCGAGCGGCCAGTTGCAGTAGGGGATCAGCACCACCTTCTTTTCGAGTCCTTTGGCCTTGTGGACGGTCATGATCTCGATCGTCGATTCGCTCTCGTCGACGCTGAGCGAGCGTGCGGCCCCCTGCTCTTCCCACCAGTCGAGGAAGAGCGGAATGTCGGCCACGCGCCCCGTCGAGAAGCCGATGATCTGTTCGTGAATGGCTTGCAGATAGGCCGTTTCGCCGCTTCGGCGGTCGAGCCCGTAGCGCATGACCAGTTTCTCGAAAGCCTCTTCGGGCGACAGCAGGCGGATCGTGCGCAGGAAATCGGCCTCCTCCGGCGGCAGCTGCGCGTCGAACGCCCGTCCCAGGTAGCGGTTGTAGACGGCTTTGCGAACCGAATCCTGCTGTTCGACCGCCAGGCGGAGTGCTGCCGCGACGAAGCCGCTCACGGGAGCACGGCCGATGACGAGCGCCTCCTGCGTCATGATGTCGAACCGGTAGCGCGGATCGTCGTTGCGCCGTTTGAAATCGAGCAACTGTTCGGCCACGCGTGCGCCGTCGTTGCGTCCCCGCACGAGAACGACGATCTCCTTGGGACGGAACCCCCGGTCGATCGTCTCCTTGATCCGTTCGATCAGCGGCGGATCCCCGGCGAAGGTCTCGATGTGGACGTACCCTTCGTTGCGGCTCTGTTTGCAGGGGCGCTGTGTGTGCGACGCGTAGGCTTCGGCGAGCGTACGTCCCAGTTGCGCGGCGAGCGGTTGGGCGATGGCGCCTTTCGCGACACCTTCGTCGAGCGTACCGCACAAGGCCGTGCTGTCGATCTCCACGACTCGGTCGATTAGCAGGTTGTTGAAATTGACGATGCCGCGCAGGCTGCGCCAGTTCTCTTCGAGCGGCTTCACCTCGACGTTGTCCGCCCCCAACGCCTCGACGGCGCCGCTGTGGAGAATCTTCCAGTCGCCGCCCCGCCAGCGGTAGATCGACTGTTTGATGTCGCCTACCAGGAGCACCGACGTCTGCTCGCTCTGCGCCATGGCGTTGTGCAGCAGCGGCAGGAAGTTCTGCCACTCCTTGACCGACGTATCCTGAAACTCGTCGATCATGAAGCGCTCGAAACGATTGCCGACTTTTTCGTAGATGAACGGCGCGTCGTTGCGGCCGATGAATTTCGAGAGGATCTGCTTGGTTTCGGAGAGGAACAGCACGTTCTGCTCGTCGCACAACTCGCGCACCTTGGCGTAGAGATCGGTCAGCAGTGCGAAACTGCGGTAATTTTCGCGCAGCAGTTCCGCCGTGTTCCACAGCCGGACGTGTTCGTCGTAGAATGCGCACAACTCAGCGAGCAGGGGTTGCAGCAGTGCGGCGGCCGCGACTACCGCAGGCGATGCGGTTTTCGTGCACCAGCCGTCGGTCGACAGTGCGCAGGTGCGTACCGTCTTCGTTGGCGGGACGATCTCGCCTGCGGCGACCTTGCGGAAGATTTGGGCGAAACTGTTGCGCCCGCCCTTGAAACTTTCGGGAGTGACGCCTGTCTGATTCATTCGTTCGACCGCCTGTTTACCAATCGCTTGGAAATGTCGTTTTGAAGCGGCGCTTCGGGTCGTGGCCTCGTTCACCTGCCGCACGAGCGTCTCCTTGTCTCCGGCTGCGGCCAGTGCGTCGCGATTGCGCTCCTTGAACAACTCGTCGCCCAGCGCGAGGATACCGTCGCGGATGTCCCACTTGGCGCCGTCGTCGATGCGCTCCTGCACGAAATCGGTCAGCCAGCGTTGCAGCTCCGGGTCGGAGGTGATTTGTTCGACGAGTGCGTCGGCGCTCTTGGTCAGTACCGATGCGGTCTCCAACTCGATGTTGTAGTTCAGGTCGATGCCCAGCTCCTTGATGAAGGCCCGCAGGATGCGTTGGAAAAAGCGGTCGATCGTGAGTACCGTAAAACGCGAATAGTTATGCAGAATGCGCGTGCGGGCCGTGCGGGCGCGGCGGCGGATTTCGGCCTCGTCGAGCCCCGTCTCGCGCCGCAGCAGGCTCATGTATCCGCTCCGCTGCCCCGACGCCAGCGTGTTGATCTCCTTCAGGATGCGCGTCTTCATCTCCTCGGTTGCCTTGTTGGTGAAGGTGACCGCCAGAATCGCGCTGTAACTTTCGGGACGTTCGATGACGTCGTGCACGTATTTGTAGGCCAGTTGGTAGGTTTTGCCCGATCCGGCGCTGGCGTTCAGTATTTTCGCTCTCACATTCGTCGCGTGTTTTCTACCAAAGGTACGAATTTCCCCGCAAATCGACGCGGGAAACGGGAATTTTCGTACCTTTGACTTCGTCTTAGATACTTCTGTCTCGGCATAATCAAGCTGGCGCTTGCTTCTGCGCTCGACTTTTCGTACCTTTGACTTTACCTTGGTTCGGATGCTGTGCCTCGGCAAAATGCTGCCTGCGTTTGCTTCTGCGCTCGGTTTTCCGTATTTTTGAGAAATAAAACAGAGAGAATTATGAGAAAAATCGGAATTATCGCCCTCCTGCTTGTGACTGTTCAAAGCGTATCGGCGCAGGTCAGCATCTCCGCTTCGACTTCGAATGGTGCGGGCGGACAAACTGTTGTTCAAACCGATACGATCGCAGGGCAACGGCTCTGGCCGGACTTTCACGCCGTGGAGGTCGAAGGCGCCATGAAGGTACGTTTCGAAACGGCGGATGCGGAGCATCCCGTGGGCATCAGTTATTATGCCAACGATTTCAAGGCGGGCAAATACGTGAGCAAGGTCGAAAACGGCGTATTGAAACTGCGGATGCAGCGGTCGAAAGAGGCCGATTCGTTGCAGGTGACGGTACGCTACAATACCCTCAGCGCCGTGAAGGTTTCCGGCGCTGCCGTTCATTTCGCCGGACTGTTGAAGACGAATCTGCTGGACGTGAAGGTTTCGGGCGGTGCCCGCTTCGAGACGACGCTCGATGCGGCGGATCTTCAACTTGAAGTTACGGGTCGCAGCAAGGTGACACTGAGAGGAAAAGTTCGCTATATGGATGCTGTCGTTTCGACGGCCGTCGTCGATGCTTCGCAGTTGCAGGCGATGGCCGTGACGGTCGATGCGTCGAACAAGGCCGAGGTGACGGTGCAGGCCACCGAGCGCGTGGTGATGAAGTCTACCACGGGCGCTGTGATCCGCTATGCGGGCAATCCGTCGATCGAACGTTCGCACACCTCCTCCATGCTGAGCGGTACGTTCGAGCGGTTGAATACCGATCCGAAATAGGGGCGAGCGGGCGATGCAGAGTTTTTTGCAGGAGGTTGCAGCCGATCTCTACCGGCGCTACGGAGAGGATGTTTCGTCGCTGCACATTCTCTTCCCGACCCGTCGTGCCCGCCATTTCTTCATCGACGCCCTTTCGCATCTGGCCGAACGGCCGATGTGGCAGCCCCGTTGGCTGACGATCGACGACCTGATGCAGGAGGTTTCGGGATTGCATTCGGGCGAACGCATCCGATTGATCGCCGAGTTGTACAAGGTCTATTCGGCCTGCCACGACGAACCTTTCGACAAGTTCTATTTCTGGGGCGAGATGCTGCTCAACGACTTCGACACGATCGACAAGTACCGTGTCGACGCCGATGCGCTGTTCCGCAATATCTACGAGTTGAAGGAGTTGGAGTCCGACGTCTCCTACCTGACCCCCGAACAGTTGGAGGTGATCCGCCAGTTCTGGGCCAATTTCACCGACGGAGCGACGCTTTCGGAGGAGAAACGCCGTTTCTTGGCTGTGTGGCGGACGCTGGGCGACGTCTACCACGGTTTCCGCGCACGGCTGCAACGTCAGGGGATCGCCTACGGCGGTATGATGCAGCGTGCCGCGGCCGAGCGGCTGCTGGCGGGCGATTTCGCTTTCGCCGAGCGGCGGCGCTATGTCGTGGCGGGATTCAATGCTCTTTCGGCCTGCGAGAAGGTGTTGTTCCGTTTTCTGCAACACAACGCCGAAACCGATTTCTATTGGGATTACGACGACTATTATCTGAAAAACACCGACCAGGAGGCGGGAATGTTCGTGCGTGAAAACCATGCGTCGTTTCCTCCCGTGGTCGAGCTGTCGCACGATAATTTTCGAAAAGAGAAGGAGTTGACGGTCGTATCCACGCCTTCGAACGCCGTGCAGTGCAAATATGCAGGCCGGATCCTCGATGCGCTGCGCACCGGTGCCGACGGCCGGAAACGGCCGTTGGACAAGGAGACGGCCGTCGTGCTGACCGACGAAAACCTGTTGCTGCCGCTGCTCCATGCGTTGCCGGAGAAGGCCGGCGGCATCAACGTGACGATGGGATACCCGATCAAGACGACCCTTGCCTACGCCTTTCTGGAACGGCTCGTCGAGTTGCAGGCGCACCGGCGCGAAGGGCGGGATGGGACGTCGTTCTATCATGTCGATGCGGCGGGTATCCTCGCGCATCCCTATGTTGCGCGGAGTGCGCCGCAAACGATCGAGCAACTGCGCCGGACGATGCTCGCCGACCGCCGTATCCGGATGACCGCCGACGAGCTGGGACAGACGCCGCTGTTGAAGACGCTTTTCACTCCGGCGGCAGAGTGGCGGGAGTTGTCGGACTATCTGCTGCGGGCCGTGGCGGCCGTCGCCCGAGAGCCCTACGACGGCGACGACGCCCGGCAGCGGGTGGAGTTTCTGGCTGTCATTTCCGAGCAGTTGATTCGATTGCGCAATTCGCTCGAAGCTTGTGATATAGAAATAACTACCTCGATCTATACATCGCTTCTGCGGCGGCACCTGCAAACCGTGCGGATTCCCTTCGAGGGCGAGCCGCTCGAAGGGTTGCAGGTGATGGGAATTTTGGAGACCCGCAACCTCGATTTCCGCAACGTGGTGCTGCTCTCGATGAACGACGACAATTTCCCGGGCAACCGCGTGGCGCAGGCTTCGTTCATTCCCTACAACCTGCGGGCGGCTTTCGATCTGCCGACCCCCGCCCATCACGAGGGGGTTTACGCCTACTATTTCTACCGGCTCGTCCAGCGGGCAGAACGTGTCTACATGCTTTATTGCGCCCATGCCGACGAGAAGACGACCGGCGAACAGAGCCATTATATCTACCAGCTCGATTTCGAAACCGGTTTCCGGTTGAAGCGCGTCGAGGTGGGGGTCGACGTCAATCTGGCGGAGAATCCGCCGATCGAAGTGGCGAAGGAGGGCGACGTCTGGGAGAAGCTCTCGCGTTTCGTCGACCCCGAATCGCCGGCGATGCTCTCTCCGACGGCCTTTTTCCGTTATGTCGCCTGTCCGCTGCGCTTCTATTTCTACTCCGTGGCGCGGTTGAAGGCCGACGACGATCTGACCGAGGAGGTCGACGCTCCGATGTTCGGAACGATTCTCCATGCCGCCGCGCAGCGGCTTTACGAGCGGATCGCGGGGGAGGACCATCCGGGCGGGACGCTGCGTGCGCTGGTCGGAAGCGGGGCGGTCGAACGGGCCGTCGCGGCGGCGATCAACAGCGAGTACCTGCAAAACGAGGCGGCCGACGTGAAGGAGTATCCGGGAAACCTGATGCTGGTACACGGCATCGTCTCCAAATACCTGCGTCACGGCGTCGTCGCCTACGATGCAGCGCACGACGGGTTTCGCGTCGAGGGGTTGGAGCGTCCCGTCGAAGACTCCTTCCCCTTCGTCTCGGCCGGCCGTGAACTGCGCGTCCGGTTCGGCGGCATCGCCGACCGGATCGATCGGTTGGACGACGGCCGCCTGCGGGTGGTGGACTACAAGACGGGCGAGTCGCAACTCGAATTCGCGGGCGTCGAAGCGCTTTTCAACGGCGAAGCCAAACAGCGGCAGTCCAATGTCTTGCAGACGTTGCTTTACGCGATGATGCTGACGCACTCCGAAGGTTGCGAGGCGGTGCCGGCGCTCTACTACGTGCGGCGGATGAACCATCCCGATTACAGCCCCGAACTGGTGGATCGTTCCACGGGCGGCGTAGGGGAAGGCTATTCGGCCTATGCGGTCGATTTCGAGCGGCTGCTCGGCGAGAAACTCGCCGAACTGTTCGATCCCGCCGTGCCGTTCCGCGCGACCGACGATGCGGAGCACACGTGCCGTTATTGCGATTACAGGCAGATCTGCCGGAGATAATTACCCGATAAAGATTGAAAACGATGGGCGGAACGATCCGCTGCCGCCCCGTCCGCATGTCTGCGATTCTGTGTATTGCAGGGAATTGCCTGCGGCAGTGTGGTGCAGGAGAGGATATCTCTCCGACCGGTGCGGGCGAACCTTCCCGAAAAAGATGATTCTGCGGCTCAGAGCTTCACGACGAAATAGGCCGCTCCGCTGCGGCGTGCCGCTTCGATGCCGACGGCCGAATCCTCGAAGATGAGCGTTTCGTCGGGCGTCGCCCCTTCGATCTCCATCGCTTTGAGGAAGCAGCCCGGATCGGGTTTGCTCTGCGGTGCGTCGAGCGCCGAGATGATGCCGTCGACACCCGCTTCGAGGTGCAGGTGGCGCATCACGTTGTCGATGTTGGCACGCTGGCCCGTCGAGACGATCCACACGCGGCCGCCCTGTTTCCGGAACTGCTGACAGAACTCCCATAACGGACGGTTGAGTGCCACGAGGTCGAAGTAACGGGGGTAGAGT
Coding sequences within it:
- a CDS encoding site-specific integrase, whose product is MRSTFKVLFYLKRTKNTPRAVYPVMGRSTINGTISQFSAKINVPEQLWEVKGGRAKGKSVESERINRHLDNIRIQIGKHYQSICDHDAYVTAEKVKNAWLGMGERYRTLVDVFEHYTNDLFKRIGVDRSESTWWRYRAVLGHLRAFLKYEYNLHDIPLLELEQSFIEQYHVYLKTVCHLKAGSACRYIDCLNNVVRISFNNGLMPRNPFASYSYSAPKEPRTFLSEKELRIFQTTRLKSAKHEYHRDLFLFSCFTGICYKDMRYLTCEQIIPDTEGHLWIHGNRCKTGGEYMVKFLPAALRLLEKYRGTAPSPLAFDMPKPSSINCSLRRITKQCGISRHITFHAARHTFATTLCLSQGIPLSTVSKMLGHKQITTTQIYAQTTPIMIEDAIDRVESRLGGKFAA
- a CDS encoding UvrD-helicase domain-containing protein gives rise to the protein MRAKILNASAGSGKTYQLAYKYVHDVIERPESYSAILAVTFTNKATEEMKTRILKEINTLASGQRSGYMSLLRRETGLDEAEIRRRARTARTRILHNYSRFTVLTIDRFFQRILRAFIKELGIDLNYNIELETASVLTKSADALVEQITSDPELQRWLTDFVQERIDDGAKWDIRDGILALGDELFKERNRDALAAAGDKETLVRQVNEATTRSAASKRHFQAIGKQAVERMNQTGVTPESFKGGRNSFAQIFRKVAAGEIVPPTKTVRTCALSTDGWCTKTASPAVVAAAALLQPLLAELCAFYDEHVRLWNTAELLRENYRSFALLTDLYAKVRELCDEQNVLFLSETKQILSKFIGRNDAPFIYEKVGNRFERFMIDEFQDTSVKEWQNFLPLLHNAMAQSEQTSVLLVGDIKQSIYRWRGGDWKILHSGAVEALGADNVEVKPLEENWRSLRGIVNFNNLLIDRVVEIDSTALCGTLDEGVAKGAIAQPLAAQLGRTLAEAYASHTQRPCKQSRNEGYVHIETFAGDPPLIERIKETIDRGFRPKEIVVLVRGRNDGARVAEQLLDFKRRNDDPRYRFDIMTQEALVIGRAPVSGFVAAALRLAVEQQDSVRKAVYNRYLGRAFDAQLPPEEADFLRTIRLLSPEEAFEKLVMRYGLDRRSGETAYLQAIHEQIIGFSTGRVADIPLFLDWWEEQGAARSLSVDESESTIEIMTVHKAKGLEKKVVLIPYCNWPLDPKTGGGANNVVWAAPRTEQVETAPLAALGEFPVRYKRTMGESLFSEAYYRELVYTHVDNINLLYVALTRAVEVLCIFIPQSQRGANVGSLLLQSLGHDGDVARLGSTTGRYTAGEAGETFEFGVAAAPEPEEEQSAERPLHVVLDDYPTTVPDLRLRLPSDRYFEQGEEVELAPRNLGILMHRAFENATTREEIDDNIRRAVADAALSPTDAEALAGAIGRQFDDPLVAGWFDDGWNIVRNENEIIVPHRTRIRRTRREQTAERTIRRPDRVMVKEGRAVVVDYKFGLRENPDHRRQLGEYIELLREIGYTQVEGYLWYVRMERIVSIDG
- a CDS encoding GIN domain-containing protein, with translation MRKIGIIALLLVTVQSVSAQVSISASTSNGAGGQTVVQTDTIAGQRLWPDFHAVEVEGAMKVRFETADAEHPVGISYYANDFKAGKYVSKVENGVLKLRMQRSKEADSLQVTVRYNTLSAVKVSGAAVHFAGLLKTNLLDVKVSGGARFETTLDAADLQLEVTGRSKVTLRGKVRYMDAVVSTAVVDASQLQAMAVTVDASNKAEVTVQATERVVMKSTTGAVIRYAGNPSIERSHTSSMLSGTFERLNTDPK
- a CDS encoding PD-(D/E)XK nuclease family protein, with protein sequence MQSFLQEVAADLYRRYGEDVSSLHILFPTRRARHFFIDALSHLAERPMWQPRWLTIDDLMQEVSGLHSGERIRLIAELYKVYSACHDEPFDKFYFWGEMLLNDFDTIDKYRVDADALFRNIYELKELESDVSYLTPEQLEVIRQFWANFTDGATLSEEKRRFLAVWRTLGDVYHGFRARLQRQGIAYGGMMQRAAAERLLAGDFAFAERRRYVVAGFNALSACEKVLFRFLQHNAETDFYWDYDDYYLKNTDQEAGMFVRENHASFPPVVELSHDNFRKEKELTVVSTPSNAVQCKYAGRILDALRTGADGRKRPLDKETAVVLTDENLLLPLLHALPEKAGGINVTMGYPIKTTLAYAFLERLVELQAHRREGRDGTSFYHVDAAGILAHPYVARSAPQTIEQLRRTMLADRRIRMTADELGQTPLLKTLFTPAAEWRELSDYLLRAVAAVAREPYDGDDARQRVEFLAVISEQLIRLRNSLEACDIEITTSIYTSLLRRHLQTVRIPFEGEPLEGLQVMGILETRNLDFRNVVLLSMNDDNFPGNRVAQASFIPYNLRAAFDLPTPAHHEGVYAYYFYRLVQRAERVYMLYCAHADEKTTGEQSHYIYQLDFETGFRLKRVEVGVDVNLAENPPIEVAKEGDVWEKLSRFVDPESPAMLSPTAFFRYVACPLRFYFYSVARLKADDDLTEEVDAPMFGTILHAAAQRLYERIAGEDHPGGTLRALVGSGAVERAVAAAINSEYLQNEAADVKEYPGNLMLVHGIVSKYLRHGVVAYDAAHDGFRVEGLERPVEDSFPFVSAGRELRVRFGGIADRIDRLDDGRLRVVDYKTGESQLEFAGVEALFNGEAKQRQSNVLQTLLYAMMLTHSEGCEAVPALYYVRRMNHPDYSPELVDRSTGGVGEGYSAYAVDFERLLGEKLAELFDPAVPFRATDDAEHTCRYCDYRQICRR
- a CDS encoding HAD family hydrolase; its protein translation is MSRIRLILLDFDGTLVDTRRANARAYVETLREVGYAMTEEEYAARHFGVRCPEFLRSIGIDDPAEIDRLRRRKIELYPRYFDLVALNRPLWEFCQQFRKQGGRVWIVSTGQRANIDNVMRHLHLEAGVDGIISALDAPQSKPDPGCFLKAMEIEGATPDETLIFEDSAVGIEAARRSGAAYFVVKL